From a single Puniceibacterium sp. IMCC21224 genomic region:
- a CDS encoding ImmA/IrrE family metallo-endopeptidase: MSKFRLKMSRLKGEQVASQFGFEALPVDPIKIAEDEAIVVEAKDPEREGMSGCIVFHGDDVGIIYATHIRNKGFQRFTVAHELGHYFLEGHPEEIQKTAPVHFSKAGFTQGHNSIEIEADHFASGLLMPTRLTREALYGAPVGLEGIQHLAGEAETSLTSAAIRAAECAPYPMAVVVSQGAQIAYGFMSESFKRLDRLRFLRKGDLLPYTATRSFNSEEENISSRKSIYGSTRLAEWFGGEKTIALEEEIVGLGSYGYTLTVLSSDMLPDDPDEFEDEEEKLVASWTPRFAYGR; the protein is encoded by the coding sequence GTGAGTAAGTTCAGACTCAAAATGTCTCGACTGAAAGGTGAACAAGTCGCAAGCCAGTTTGGGTTTGAGGCGCTTCCTGTCGACCCTATTAAGATTGCGGAAGACGAGGCCATCGTTGTTGAAGCCAAAGATCCCGAACGTGAAGGGATGAGTGGATGCATTGTCTTTCATGGCGATGACGTTGGCATTATCTACGCTACACACATTCGCAACAAAGGGTTTCAGCGTTTCACGGTTGCGCATGAACTTGGACACTACTTTCTTGAAGGACATCCCGAAGAGATCCAGAAGACTGCGCCGGTTCACTTTTCCAAGGCGGGTTTCACGCAGGGACACAATTCCATTGAGATAGAAGCTGATCATTTTGCATCAGGATTGCTTATGCCTACACGACTTACACGCGAAGCCCTTTATGGTGCGCCGGTTGGTCTTGAAGGAATTCAGCACTTGGCAGGGGAAGCTGAAACGTCGCTTACATCGGCAGCAATTCGAGCTGCCGAGTGCGCGCCATATCCTATGGCTGTTGTCGTGAGCCAAGGCGCTCAGATTGCTTACGGGTTTATGTCAGAAAGCTTCAAGCGACTGGATCGCCTGCGTTTTCTTAGGAAGGGTGATCTCCTTCCCTACACTGCGACGCGAAGTTTCAATTCCGAGGAAGAAAACATCTCAAGTCGAAAGTCCATCTATGGTTCAACGCGCTTGGCCGAATGGTTTGGTGGAGAGAAGACGATTGCGCTTGAGGAAGAGATCGTAGGCCTGGGAAGTTATGGCTATACGTTGACAGTCCTATCGAGTGACATGCTTCCCGATGATCCAGATGAATTTGAGGATGAGGAAGAAAAGCTTGTAGCAAGCTGGACGCCTAGATTTGCGTATGGCCGGTAG
- a CDS encoding TrbI/VirB10 family protein, giving the protein MSDTGNTELEKRLAALEKGSARAPTAAQRRSPLLALIVILVIGAGGALLYLLSQPDEEEALPTATPDVFQNEGDGFGAIETLPPPEPEVVFVGPDPVEPNAELLAQITALQAQIEELRNAPEPVVEEDTAAAEAIDALTAQIAALQAASEAAQQRFQDELTARDRSLEQLRMDLELAQLEASRPQPAPAGPTEDELRAREEERLRREEEARRMAELERRATEERAFQERRIASPTIAFGGASGANETALTERTFGEVTDFVLNGALPSTVTQAEVIANPSNTIIQGTMIQAVMETALDSSLPGQTRAVVSEDIYSVDGARLLIPRGSRLVGRYRAGVDIAQRRVTIAWDRIILPAGQTVQISSFGGDELGRSGVTGFVDTRFAERFGSAALISLISAAPSAAASEVQDETAADVLEDVGDDLADATDSVIGDYLSIGPVIYVDQGARVTVMVDRDLEIF; this is encoded by the coding sequence ATGAGCGATACCGGAAACACCGAGCTGGAAAAACGCCTCGCCGCCCTTGAGAAAGGCAGTGCCCGCGCCCCCACGGCGGCGCAGCGCCGGTCGCCCCTTCTCGCGCTGATCGTGATCCTCGTCATCGGCGCAGGTGGTGCCCTGCTTTATCTCCTCTCGCAGCCCGACGAAGAGGAAGCCTTGCCGACGGCCACCCCGGACGTCTTCCAAAACGAAGGGGACGGCTTTGGCGCTATCGAGACCCTGCCCCCGCCCGAGCCCGAGGTTGTGTTCGTCGGACCAGACCCCGTCGAGCCCAACGCGGAGCTTCTGGCGCAGATCACCGCCCTGCAGGCTCAGATCGAGGAATTGCGCAACGCCCCCGAACCGGTCGTCGAGGAAGACACCGCCGCCGCAGAGGCGATCGACGCGCTGACTGCTCAGATCGCGGCGCTGCAAGCCGCCTCGGAAGCAGCACAGCAACGGTTCCAGGACGAACTGACGGCGCGGGATCGCAGCCTTGAGCAATTACGCATGGATCTGGAACTGGCCCAACTCGAGGCCAGCCGACCCCAACCCGCTCCAGCGGGCCCCACGGAAGATGAGCTGCGCGCGCGCGAAGAAGAGCGACTGCGCCGCGAGGAAGAAGCCCGGCGCATGGCCGAGCTGGAGCGCCGCGCCACGGAGGAACGCGCCTTCCAGGAGCGGCGCATCGCCTCGCCCACCATCGCTTTTGGCGGTGCCTCCGGAGCGAATGAAACGGCTCTGACCGAACGCACTTTTGGCGAGGTGACGGATTTCGTGCTGAACGGTGCGTTGCCCTCAACCGTGACGCAGGCCGAGGTGATCGCCAATCCCTCCAACACGATCATCCAGGGCACCATGATCCAGGCCGTCATGGAAACCGCCCTTGACAGCTCCCTGCCCGGCCAGACTCGTGCCGTGGTGTCCGAGGATATCTACAGCGTCGATGGCGCGCGCCTCCTAATCCCGCGCGGATCCCGTCTCGTCGGGCGCTACCGCGCTGGCGTCGATATCGCGCAGCGCCGCGTCACCATCGCCTGGGACCGGATTATCCTGCCCGCGGGCCAGACCGTCCAGATCAGCTCCTTCGGGGGCGATGAACTGGGCCGCTCCGGTGTCACCGGCTTCGTGGACACGCGCTTCGCCGAACGTTTCGGATCGGCCGCCCTGATCTCGCTGATCTCGGCCGCGCCAAGTGCCGCCGCCTCCGAGGTCCAGGATGAGACTGCCGCCGACGTTCTCGAAGACGTTGGCGATGATCTGGCAGATGCCACGGACAGCGTCATTGGCGATTACCTCTCCATAGGCCCCGTCATCTATGTCGACCAGGGCGCCCGCGTCACGGTCATGGTCGACCGCGATCTGGAGATATTCTGA
- a CDS encoding ATPase, T2SS/T4P/T4SS family: MSLSYLETSLDRIDAAARDDVIEICINPDGTCWGEFQGDHFMRALDQTLTATEVKDLGNQIASSANTTMSKDRPIVSVSITYKGRPIRAQVITPPAVLSAMSISLRFFSSLPLEGIALDFLYGKERKLEDLRVEKKRALRAVVAAGVIDDALAFCVENKLNMIVSGGTSTGKTVAARKILSHVPAEERIVTIEEAAELLPTQPNAVTLIANRDAEFQAADVLLTATLRMRPDRIILGEVRGKEAMTFLEAINTGHGGSMTTLHAETPQLAVQRLAIAALKTEIPMTYADMIQYIENSIDVIIQAGRHDGKRGITEFYLPGATEIGTSP; this comes from the coding sequence ATGTCGCTGAGCTATCTCGAAACCTCCCTCGACCGGATCGACGCCGCCGCCCGCGACGATGTCATCGAGATCTGCATCAACCCCGACGGGACCTGTTGGGGCGAATTCCAGGGCGATCATTTCATGCGGGCGCTGGATCAAACGCTGACCGCGACAGAAGTGAAGGATCTCGGCAACCAGATCGCCTCCTCCGCCAACACCACCATGAGCAAGGACCGGCCCATCGTCTCGGTCTCGATCACCTACAAGGGTCGCCCGATCCGCGCACAGGTCATCACCCCGCCCGCCGTGCTCTCGGCCATGTCGATCAGCCTGCGGTTCTTCTCGAGCCTACCACTCGAGGGCATCGCACTCGATTTCCTCTACGGAAAAGAGCGCAAGCTCGAAGACCTGCGCGTGGAAAAGAAGCGCGCCTTGCGCGCCGTGGTGGCCGCGGGCGTGATCGATGATGCGCTGGCCTTTTGCGTCGAGAACAAACTCAACATGATCGTCTCGGGCGGCACCTCCACCGGCAAGACCGTGGCCGCGCGCAAGATCCTCTCGCACGTACCGGCCGAGGAACGCATCGTCACCATCGAAGAAGCGGCCGAGCTTCTGCCGACCCAGCCAAATGCCGTGACCCTCATCGCCAATCGCGACGCGGAATTCCAGGCCGCCGATGTGCTTCTCACCGCCACGCTGCGCATGCGTCCCGACCGGATCATCCTGGGCGAGGTGCGCGGCAAGGAGGCCATGACCTTTCTGGAAGCCATCAACACCGGCCATGGCGGCTCGATGACCACGCTGCATGCCGAAACCCCGCAATTGGCCGTGCAGCGGCTTGCGATCGCAGCACTGAAGACAGAGATCCCAATGACCTATGCCGACATGATCCAGTACATCGAGAACTCCATCGATGTGATCATCCAGGCCGGTCGCCATGACGGCAAACGCGGCATCACAGAATTCTATCTCCCCGGCGCAACTGAGATTGGAACTTCCCCATGA
- a CDS encoding DUF3892 domain-containing protein: MADRKVTASGKDKDGDITKLCKSGEAWSPRQKADAIRDIENGTHTYYVQQAGTSRVDITVVNGTTGKYLRSTADKSSSNNLDNLPDC, from the coding sequence ATGGCTGACAGAAAAGTAACTGCATCAGGAAAAGACAAGGACGGCGACATCACCAAGCTTTGCAAATCAGGCGAGGCATGGTCCCCACGGCAGAAGGCTGACGCGATCCGCGATATCGAAAACGGCACGCATACCTACTACGTCCAGCAGGCTGGCACGTCTCGTGTCGACATAACCGTGGTGAACGGAACGACCGGCAAATACCTTCGCTCGACCGCCGATAAATCTTCGAGCAACAACTTGGACAATCTCCCTGATTGCTAA
- a CDS encoding type IV secretion system protein: protein MGHLLVRTTLATTLGIGLHLGALSPALAQGVPVVDTQNIAQNIQQLRQMIEDEILQNEQLTQLREQLGLLTDQLAELQRTYEALTRLAELPEIIRTEMEDELNGLLDQEFGDILATIEAIKTGDFSGLSGSGAGEIETQMDRVLADLGFDEDTLSEMATSGNPGANRVATQATTGALVSAAAQNSYEDAGQSLERVDRLVGLIDDMDELKESIDLNTRVTAELAIALVAMWQLEAIQTVGDGTGGVIDAATIAEEQRFMDFTLPDLRAE from the coding sequence ATGGGACATTTGCTCGTGAGGACGACCTTGGCCACGACACTTGGGATCGGTCTGCATCTTGGCGCTCTATCCCCTGCCCTCGCGCAAGGCGTGCCTGTCGTCGACACCCAGAACATCGCGCAAAACATCCAGCAGCTGCGGCAGATGATCGAAGACGAGATCCTGCAAAACGAGCAGCTGACGCAGCTCCGCGAACAGCTCGGCCTTCTCACGGATCAACTCGCGGAGCTGCAAAGAACCTATGAAGCGCTCACCCGACTTGCCGAGCTTCCCGAAATCATCCGGACGGAAATGGAAGACGAGTTGAACGGTCTGCTCGACCAGGAGTTCGGGGACATCCTCGCTACTATTGAGGCGATCAAGACTGGGGATTTCTCGGGCCTCTCGGGCTCCGGCGCAGGCGAAATCGAAACCCAGATGGACCGGGTGCTGGCCGATCTCGGCTTCGATGAAGACACGCTCTCGGAAATGGCCACCAGCGGCAATCCCGGGGCCAACCGTGTGGCCACGCAGGCCACCACCGGCGCGCTCGTCTCGGCGGCGGCCCAGAACAGCTATGAGGATGCCGGCCAATCTCTCGAGCGGGTCGACCGCCTTGTCGGACTCATCGACGACATGGACGAACTAAAGGAAAGCATCGATCTCAACACGCGCGTGACCGCGGAGCTCGCCATTGCGCTGGTCGCCATGTGGCAACTCGAAGCCATCCAGACCGTGGGCGATGGCACCGGCGGCGTGATCGATGCCGCCACCATCGCCGAAGAACAGCGCTTCATGGATTTCACCTTGCCGGACCTGCGGGCCGAGTAA
- a CDS encoding adenylosuccinate synthetase, with the protein MKHIIVTSGPIGVGKSLFSAEIEKRPKVKRVSTRKHILEAMKCENERGALQRAGDKLDVESDGKWVADAVENAINNDSSVEIFLVDSARIESQVTELRNRFGGAVFHIHLTAADEELERRYKLRKQELKEYLTYQEAASHGTERGVKDLASVADLCLNTDHVDAESLATAALAWRGFSSKPYDPEQLVDVIVGGQYGSEGKGNVCAAIATDYAALVRIGGPNAGHKVAVPEYTFVQLPSGTGSTPDAEIMIGAGSTISLPKLLKEILDQKLDGERLSIDPRAMIINDWDREIEQKGLQKISTTGQGVGAASSRKILNRDNETFGPAVRLAGEVSELKEYVRNVRLRIEKILERGGRILIEGTQGTMLSIHHGLYPHVTSRETS; encoded by the coding sequence TTGAAACATATTATAGTCACATCCGGGCCGATCGGCGTCGGAAAATCACTATTTTCAGCTGAAATTGAGAAGCGACCCAAGGTCAAGCGTGTTTCGACACGCAAGCATATTCTTGAAGCCATGAAATGTGAGAATGAGCGAGGCGCACTCCAGCGGGCAGGAGATAAACTCGACGTGGAGAGCGATGGAAAATGGGTCGCTGACGCCGTCGAGAACGCCATCAACAATGACAGTTCAGTCGAGATTTTCCTCGTAGATTCTGCAAGAATTGAGAGCCAGGTAACCGAACTCCGGAACCGGTTTGGCGGGGCAGTCTTTCATATTCATTTGACCGCGGCAGATGAAGAGCTGGAACGCCGCTACAAGTTACGAAAACAAGAGCTTAAAGAATATCTTACCTACCAAGAGGCTGCCAGTCATGGCACCGAGCGAGGCGTCAAGGATCTTGCCTCCGTTGCGGACTTGTGCCTCAATACTGATCATGTCGATGCTGAAAGCTTGGCAACGGCAGCATTGGCCTGGCGCGGATTTTCTTCGAAACCATATGATCCTGAACAATTGGTCGATGTCATTGTCGGCGGCCAGTACGGTAGCGAAGGAAAAGGTAATGTCTGCGCCGCCATTGCTACAGATTACGCCGCGCTTGTTCGGATCGGCGGACCGAACGCTGGTCATAAAGTTGCAGTTCCGGAATACACTTTCGTTCAACTCCCTTCCGGCACCGGCTCGACTCCCGATGCAGAGATTATGATCGGTGCAGGTTCAACCATTTCATTGCCAAAGCTTCTCAAGGAGATTTTGGACCAAAAACTTGATGGGGAACGCTTATCTATCGATCCGCGTGCGATGATCATCAATGACTGGGACCGTGAGATAGAGCAAAAGGGATTGCAAAAAATTTCGACTACTGGCCAGGGTGTTGGTGCCGCAAGTTCACGGAAAATCCTAAACCGTGACAACGAAACCTTTGGCCCGGCTGTAAGGCTGGCAGGTGAAGTTAGCGAACTGAAAGAATACGTAAGAAACGTTCGCCTACGGATTGAAAAAATCCTTGAGAGAGGGGGACGTATTCTAATCGAGGGAACTCAGGGGACGATGCTGAGTATTCATCACGGGCTTTACCCTCACGTAACGTCTCGTGAGACTTCA
- a CDS encoding virB8 family protein, with product MVATEQEIIEEELVYGALRRERLWQRLGLMGLVFGIIGCLSAAAVSILDVDPPPVVVPYDPATGFALPEASVGASSVTANQAIIEAEVFRYVADREVYNQLDNDLRIRSVLRRSDGAAESGLRQIWNSANENYPPTVYGPNARLDVEILSINRIGTNRATVRLRKRLTSINGTQTGLFTATLLFEFRPETRRSIDEVWTNPFGFTVLEYSIRSDRLEN from the coding sequence ATGGTGGCGACTGAACAAGAAATCATCGAGGAAGAACTGGTCTACGGTGCCCTGCGCCGCGAACGGCTCTGGCAACGCCTTGGCCTGATGGGCCTTGTCTTCGGTATCATCGGCTGTCTGAGTGCCGCGGCTGTCTCGATCCTCGATGTCGACCCGCCCCCCGTCGTTGTCCCCTATGATCCCGCCACCGGCTTTGCACTCCCCGAAGCCTCGGTGGGCGCCTCCTCGGTGACCGCCAACCAGGCGATCATCGAGGCGGAGGTGTTCCGCTATGTGGCCGACCGGGAGGTCTATAACCAGCTCGACAACGATCTGCGCATCCGCAGCGTCCTGCGCCGCTCGGACGGAGCTGCCGAGAGCGGGCTGCGCCAGATCTGGAACAGCGCCAACGAGAATTACCCGCCGACGGTCTATGGCCCCAATGCTCGGCTCGACGTGGAAATCCTCAGCATCAACCGGATCGGAACCAACCGCGCGACGGTCCGCCTGCGCAAGCGCCTGACGTCCATTAACGGCACCCAGACCGGCCTCTTCACTGCGACGCTTCTCTTCGAGTTCCGCCCGGAGACCCGCCGCTCCATCGATGAGGTCTGGACCAATCCATTCGGCTTCACCGTCCTCGAATATTCCATCCGCTCCGACAGATTGGAGAACTGA
- a CDS encoding TrbG/VirB9 family P-type conjugative transfer protein, producing the protein MLFIRSLIFVIALLPGLASAEAIPRGGPNDSRVRLATYQEGQVYRLSVSLTHVTTIEFGEGESIRSIIAGDTEGFEIDGVPGGQAFAIKPVARGVHTNVTVYTNRRSYYFNVEEVRSPTFYVVQFRYPEDDARPTRAIAAQAPNYNYGASARTEFTPTRIWDDGTFTYFAFPRNAPVPAIFRYAGGRERTVNTQTPEDGVIRVSGVNRQWVLRLGEEVVCIEAIPPAEAAS; encoded by the coding sequence TTGTTGTTTATAAGATCGCTTATTTTTGTCATTGCCCTGTTGCCCGGCCTCGCCTCTGCCGAAGCCATCCCGCGTGGCGGTCCCAACGACAGCCGGGTGCGCTTGGCCACCTATCAGGAGGGTCAGGTCTACCGTCTCAGCGTGTCGCTCACCCATGTGACCACCATCGAGTTCGGCGAAGGCGAGAGCATCCGCTCGATCATCGCGGGTGACACGGAAGGGTTTGAGATCGACGGCGTCCCGGGCGGTCAGGCCTTCGCGATCAAGCCTGTGGCGCGCGGGGTGCATACCAATGTGACAGTCTATACGAACCGCCGGAGCTACTACTTCAACGTCGAGGAGGTCCGCAGCCCGACCTTCTACGTGGTGCAGTTCCGCTATCCGGAGGACGATGCGCGCCCGACCCGGGCCATCGCCGCCCAAGCGCCGAACTACAATTACGGCGCCAGCGCGCGGACCGAGTTCACGCCAACGCGCATCTGGGATGACGGGACGTTCACGTATTTCGCGTTTCCAAGAAACGCGCCTGTGCCCGCGATCTTCCGCTATGCGGGCGGCCGCGAGCGCACGGTCAACACGCAAACTCCTGAAGACGGCGTGATCCGCGTCAGCGGCGTGAACCGCCAATGGGTTCTGCGACTTGGCGAAGAGGTGGTCTGCATCGAGGCCATCCCGCCCGCGGAGGCCGCCTCATGA
- a CDS encoding type IV secretion system protein: MSVVTYFVETAEGYLETAAETQFGAVAATVGTLLVLGTTLVVILVFINMIYQYRAMDGRTAFWLAVKVGLIGIFASNWVQFNALASAILNGIDSIAGALVASVGGGSPGPSGTFAEEFDELIAALGDYLNAAGSELNWMAGALLDTLGVLLLSILGGLAAFIVVASRLMIALLIGIAPIMIFLTLFEVTKDYFARWLSALISFAMYPIVVAGVFATITGVSRALLAELGDPEGASNIGALIPFFMMVLMAKGFIIATPFLVRAISGNIMMPALSAGFGGSYAFARGLAGSQQVYNRYAIGGATGAEYAALRARQFFGVQALPSRPNTAGGPTAARPGDATGTGARMLAQLSRLGRLGKR, encoded by the coding sequence ATGAGCGTCGTCACCTACTTCGTGGAAACGGCTGAAGGCTATCTGGAAACCGCTGCCGAGACCCAGTTTGGCGCGGTCGCTGCAACGGTTGGCACGCTACTGGTTCTGGGAACGACACTGGTTGTCATTTTGGTCTTCATCAACATGATCTACCAGTATCGCGCCATGGACGGCCGAACTGCCTTTTGGCTGGCCGTGAAGGTCGGACTGATAGGGATCTTCGCGTCCAACTGGGTCCAGTTCAATGCGCTTGCCTCAGCAATACTTAACGGAATCGACAGCATTGCCGGGGCCCTTGTGGCTTCTGTCGGCGGCGGATCACCAGGTCCTTCCGGTACCTTTGCAGAGGAATTTGACGAACTGATTGCAGCACTCGGGGACTACCTGAATGCCGCGGGGTCTGAGCTGAACTGGATGGCCGGTGCTCTGTTGGACACTCTTGGCGTCCTGCTACTCTCCATACTGGGTGGCCTGGCGGCGTTCATCGTCGTCGCGTCTCGGCTCATGATCGCTCTACTGATCGGGATTGCACCGATCATGATCTTCCTGACCCTTTTCGAAGTGACCAAAGACTACTTCGCACGCTGGTTATCCGCGCTAATTTCATTCGCGATGTATCCGATCGTCGTCGCCGGCGTGTTCGCGACGATCACGGGGGTCTCTCGGGCGCTTCTTGCCGAGCTTGGCGACCCAGAGGGGGCCTCGAACATAGGGGCCCTTATCCCATTTTTCATGATGGTGCTGATGGCAAAGGGTTTCATCATAGCAACGCCTTTCTTGGTCCGGGCGATTTCTGGAAACATCATGATGCCAGCACTCTCGGCCGGGTTCGGGGGAAGCTATGCCTTCGCCAGAGGGCTTGCAGGTAGCCAACAAGTTTACAATCGCTATGCCATCGGTGGCGCAACTGGGGCTGAATACGCAGCCCTTCGAGCGCGACAATTCTTCGGCGTGCAAGCCTTGCCGAGCCGGCCAAATACTGCTGGAGGGCCAACTGCGGCTCGTCCGGGTGACGCAACCGGAACAGGCGCCCGAATGCTGGCACAGCTTTCAAGACTTGGTAGATTGGGCAAGCGGTGA
- a CDS encoding helix-turn-helix domain-containing protein: MSTADETDGIFAVRLRTAREQRELNQTELAKLTGLQPAAIGHFEANRRKPSFANIRALAKALEVSSDYLLGRADTIKGATTAFRNEESLNHADRESIQLMIDTLARRREDREK; encoded by the coding sequence GTGTCAACTGCCGATGAAACTGATGGTATTTTTGCTGTCCGATTGCGTACCGCGCGCGAGCAACGGGAGCTAAACCAGACAGAACTTGCAAAGTTAACTGGCCTGCAGCCTGCTGCTATTGGTCACTTTGAAGCGAACCGCCGGAAGCCGTCCTTTGCTAACATTCGCGCGCTGGCCAAAGCACTTGAGGTGTCATCCGACTACCTCTTGGGCAGGGCAGACACCATCAAGGGGGCTACGACAGCATTTAGGAATGAAGAGAGCCTGAATCATGCTGATCGTGAAAGCATTCAACTGATGATCGACACACTTGCAAGGCGGCGGGAGGATCGCGAGAAGTGA
- a CDS encoding lytic transglycosylase domain-containing protein, with amino-acid sequence MKSSLPHILAFCLLPGLALSQGVPTNDSGLTARDIVETGDREADLAVQADKLAVRELIAEIEREQLETLRRILDAQTSFGGQGLPAMVSGLESGSGDPARSVEAAYGNADIDPNPGGVQMFGDAADNIEQLIIRVAQETSGFAGVGRAGLSPVQWRALLQALIWQESRFTIGARSPVGAYGLTQIMPGTASDLGINPEYYDSPYLQVHGGARYLATQLNTFDGNIINALAAYNAGPGRVFEYGGVPPFRETQHYVSVIPERYNLYLSRIGGIDALGTIDPALLANANLSLTGHGAAFYGSNSPAAIRQAGLRIRDIVERISETEDVQESIALNTYARAELVRLVAARIRLQAARTRVLSAEELAQASARMAEGAFMDFTIREIE; translated from the coding sequence TTGAAGTCTAGCCTGCCTCATATCCTCGCGTTTTGCCTGCTGCCCGGTCTCGCCTTGTCTCAAGGCGTGCCGACCAATGACAGTGGGCTGACCGCGCGTGACATCGTCGAGACCGGCGATCGCGAGGCAGACTTGGCTGTTCAGGCCGACAAGCTTGCCGTGCGCGAACTCATCGCCGAGATCGAACGGGAGCAGCTGGAAACCCTCCGACGCATCCTCGATGCCCAGACCAGCTTCGGCGGTCAGGGCCTGCCTGCCATGGTCTCGGGGCTGGAAAGCGGCAGCGGGGATCCGGCCCGGTCAGTCGAGGCGGCCTATGGCAATGCCGACATCGACCCCAATCCCGGCGGTGTGCAGATGTTCGGCGACGCCGCCGATAACATCGAGCAGCTCATCATCCGCGTCGCCCAGGAAACCAGCGGCTTTGCGGGTGTTGGCCGCGCAGGCCTCTCCCCCGTCCAGTGGCGAGCGCTTCTACAGGCGCTGATCTGGCAGGAAAGCCGGTTTACGATTGGGGCACGGTCTCCCGTCGGCGCCTATGGCCTCACCCAGATCATGCCGGGCACCGCCAGCGATCTCGGCATCAACCCGGAATACTATGACAGCCCCTATCTGCAGGTGCATGGCGGCGCGCGCTATCTCGCAACCCAGCTCAACACATTCGATGGCAACATCATCAACGCCCTCGCAGCCTATAACGCCGGACCCGGCCGGGTTTTCGAGTATGGCGGGGTCCCACCCTTCCGCGAGACCCAGCACTACGTGTCGGTCATCCCTGAACGCTACAATCTCTATCTAAGCCGTATCGGCGGGATCGATGCGCTTGGCACGATCGATCCGGCGCTTCTCGCCAATGCCAACCTCTCGCTTACGGGTCATGGGGCAGCCTTTTATGGCAGCAATTCACCAGCCGCGATCCGCCAAGCCGGCCTGCGCATCCGCGACATCGTCGAACGGATTTCCGAGACTGAAGACGTGCAGGAAAGCATCGCACTCAACACCTATGCCCGCGCCGAACTCGTGCGCCTCGTCGCTGCACGCATCCGGCTTCAGGCGGCACGCACCCGCGTCCTTTCTGCCGAGGAGCTGGCCCAGGCCAGCGCTCGCATGGCCGAAGGCGCGTTCATGGATTTTACGATCAGGGAGATTGAATGA
- a CDS encoding DUF3892 domain-containing protein — translation MPQDHQITCIIPDGADSDRRIDSIGGATGSKSGGPWCIKLDAAIKGIEDGTWRFWTSVNGNSVWVIIATRNGRKYLKTEADGAEPNNLLSLPRCN, via the coding sequence ATGCCACAGGATCATCAGATCACCTGCATTATTCCAGACGGCGCGGACTCTGACCGGCGTATTGACAGCATCGGCGGAGCTACTGGTTCCAAGAGTGGTGGTCCTTGGTGCATTAAGCTCGATGCTGCCATCAAAGGTATCGAAGACGGCACTTGGCGCTTCTGGACCAGCGTAAATGGCAACTCGGTTTGGGTCATCATCGCTACGCGGAACGGAAGAAAATACCTGAAAACCGAGGCCGATGGAGCCGAACCGAATAACCTCTTGAGTTTGCCGCGCTGTAACTAG